In Myxococcus stipitatus, the following are encoded in one genomic region:
- a CDS encoding ATP-binding protein has protein sequence MDIRTQSALLASIIGLALGVSMLLRPGRPKVLTLYSVFALTVAGYYLSFFFHSLFPAAAYPWAHRISLGITILVASLVPGAAVGFFLEFLDVSKGTHLAGRRLAFLSVFLGLAVAVTPLADKVWARVAMGVWVLGSLLASVSLLLHRVRSNESRIEQLRLMYLAIGAGAGIFFSALDFLVSFIPIPTLGPVFTTLYLFFLAQTLLRLRLMDLHELLGKIASQTVLAVILAAVFTVLTAWVGQDAGLFVFNTVVAAFVVLILLDPLRTKVDEMVVRLFFRERFALLDALGTLRARMANVIEISELATLVLDTLHETGRVTHSSVYLLAEDRPGYRLLDSRGPLPVPFLDTAAARGLLFAVASGQKAVLLEYVERRGATMRLQSVEGRRYRDELKRLNDTRSALVQMRAGISVPLVGNDRVIGFLNLWDERVPEAFASDEIALILEVAEKLTTVLENSKLYEKIRERDRLAALGEMAAGLAHEIRNPLGAIKGAAQCLDPRQLPGEDGEFLEVIVEEVNRLNGVVTAFLDYARPMKQSFGPTDLNEVVTRTMRLIQNDVPSNVSLAVELDLLLPRVDGDAEQLKQVLINLVQNAVQALDMREGRITVRTERPERFGEFRNAGGEVLEVRVSDNGPGIPSDQQPHIFVPFYTTKQKGTGLGLAICQRIVKNHGGSISVQSKAGEGTTFIIRMPALPPEKPEEGLVTEGASPLTAARLSQSIPMPDELREPPSPPAPDPKPKRERRRRAG, from the coding sequence ATGGACATCCGGACACAGAGTGCCCTGCTGGCATCCATCATCGGGCTCGCCCTGGGCGTGTCCATGTTGTTGCGGCCGGGCCGGCCCAAGGTCCTCACCCTGTACTCCGTCTTCGCCCTGACGGTGGCCGGGTACTACCTCTCGTTCTTCTTCCACAGCCTCTTCCCCGCCGCCGCCTACCCCTGGGCGCACCGCATCTCCCTCGGCATCACCATCCTCGTCGCCTCGCTCGTGCCCGGCGCCGCCGTGGGGTTCTTCCTCGAGTTCTTGGATGTCAGCAAGGGAACACACCTGGCAGGCCGGCGGCTCGCCTTCCTGTCGGTCTTCCTGGGCCTGGCCGTGGCCGTCACCCCCCTGGCCGACAAGGTGTGGGCCCGCGTGGCCATGGGCGTCTGGGTGCTCGGCTCCCTGCTCGCTTCGGTTTCGTTGCTGCTCCACCGGGTTCGCAGCAATGAGTCCCGCATCGAGCAGCTGAGGTTGATGTACCTGGCCATCGGGGCGGGTGCGGGCATCTTCTTCTCGGCGCTCGACTTCCTGGTCAGCTTCATTCCGATTCCGACGCTGGGCCCGGTCTTCACGACGCTGTACCTGTTCTTCCTCGCGCAGACGCTGCTGCGGCTGCGATTGATGGACCTGCACGAGCTGCTGGGGAAGATTGCCTCGCAGACGGTGCTGGCCGTCATCCTCGCCGCCGTCTTCACGGTATTGACGGCGTGGGTGGGCCAGGACGCGGGGCTGTTCGTCTTCAACACGGTGGTGGCGGCCTTCGTCGTCCTCATCCTGTTGGACCCGCTGCGCACCAAGGTGGACGAGATGGTGGTGCGCCTCTTCTTCCGCGAGCGCTTCGCGTTGCTCGACGCGCTGGGGACGTTGCGGGCGCGCATGGCGAACGTGATTGAAATCTCCGAGCTCGCGACACTGGTGCTCGACACGCTCCACGAGACGGGCCGCGTGACGCACTCGTCGGTGTACCTGCTGGCCGAGGACCGCCCCGGGTATCGGCTGTTGGATTCGCGAGGCCCCCTGCCCGTGCCGTTCCTGGACACGGCGGCGGCGCGCGGGTTGTTGTTCGCGGTGGCCAGCGGACAGAAGGCGGTGCTGCTGGAGTACGTGGAGCGCCGCGGCGCGACGATGCGGCTCCAGTCGGTGGAAGGCCGGCGCTACCGCGATGAGCTCAAGCGGTTGAACGACACCCGTTCGGCGCTGGTGCAGATGCGGGCGGGCATCAGCGTGCCGCTGGTGGGCAATGACCGGGTCATCGGCTTCCTGAATCTGTGGGACGAGCGCGTGCCGGAAGCGTTCGCCTCCGACGAGATTGCCCTCATCCTGGAGGTGGCGGAGAAGCTGACGACGGTGCTGGAGAACTCGAAGCTGTACGAGAAGATTCGAGAGAGAGATCGCCTCGCCGCGCTGGGTGAGATGGCGGCGGGTCTGGCGCACGAGATTCGCAATCCGCTGGGCGCCATCAAGGGCGCGGCACAGTGTCTGGACCCTCGGCAGCTGCCGGGTGAGGACGGCGAGTTCCTGGAGGTCATCGTCGAGGAGGTCAACCGCCTCAACGGCGTGGTGACGGCGTTCCTCGACTACGCCCGCCCCATGAAGCAGAGCTTCGGCCCCACGGACCTGAACGAGGTCGTGACGCGCACGATGCGGCTCATCCAGAACGACGTGCCCTCCAACGTGTCGCTGGCGGTGGAGTTGGACTTGCTCCTGCCGCGAGTGGACGGGGACGCGGAGCAGCTCAAGCAGGTGCTCATCAACCTGGTGCAGAACGCGGTGCAGGCGCTGGACATGCGCGAAGGCCGCATCACCGTGCGCACCGAGCGCCCCGAGCGCTTCGGCGAGTTCCGCAACGCGGGCGGCGAGGTGTTGGAGGTGCGTGTCTCCGACAACGGCCCGGGCATTCCCTCGGACCAGCAGCCGCACATCTTCGTGCCCTTCTACACGACGAAGCAGAAAGGCACGGGGCTGGGGCTCGCCATCTGCCAGCGCATCGTGAAGAACCATGGCGGCAGCATCTCCGTGCAGAGCAAGGCGGGCGAAGGGACCACGTTCATCATCCGCATGCCCGCGCTGCCGCCGGAGAAGCCCGAGGAAGGGCTCGTCACCGAGGGCGCGAGCCCCCTGACCGCGGCCCGCCTCTCCCAGTCCATCCCCATGCCGGACGAGCTGCGCGAGCCCCCCTCTCCTCCCGCGCCCGACCCGAAGCCCAAGCGTGAGCGGCGGCGCAGAGCGGGCTGA
- a CDS encoding VOC family protein, with product MTNTAAAIGKDTQLGIQLVMKNGTAALTFYAQVFGAKELFRLVEPSGRLGHAELLLGGVRLAVADEYPELDILGPQSRGGATSRLTLPVDDVDAVAQRAIAAGAVLERPITNEFFGERVAHLRDPFGHRWMLSTRIEEVSPEELQRRFQKLVGG from the coding sequence ATGACGAACACCGCCGCGGCAATCGGTAAGGACACTCAGCTGGGCATCCAGCTCGTGATGAAGAACGGGACGGCGGCGCTGACGTTCTATGCGCAGGTCTTTGGCGCCAAGGAGCTGTTCCGGCTCGTGGAGCCTTCGGGTCGTCTAGGCCACGCGGAGCTGCTGCTCGGTGGCGTCAGGTTGGCGGTTGCGGACGAGTACCCCGAGCTGGACATCCTGGGGCCCCAGAGTCGGGGCGGCGCGACCAGCCGCCTCACGCTGCCCGTCGACGACGTGGATGCCGTGGCTCAGCGCGCCATCGCCGCGGGCGCGGTCCTGGAGCGGCCCATCACCAACGAGTTCTTCGGCGAACGCGTGGCGCACCTGCGAGACCCGTTCGGTCACCGCTGGATGCTCTCCACTCGCATCGAGGAGGTCTCGCCGGAGGAGTTGCAGCGGCGATTCCAAAAGCTCGTGGGAGGCTGA
- a CDS encoding serine/threonine-protein kinase, protein MAAPCPHCGSTDGVDHLCAGQSLQLIGQVLDGRYKIESVLGQGGMGMVFRATQTSVQRPVAVKTLNPSLAAAPQFFERFRREAEIASRLRHPNIITIFDFGRAPDGTCYYVMELLQGESLKEVVKREGPMSLRRATSLLEQATQGLAHAHAEGCVHRDLKPHNIMVQDLGGRDFVKVLDFGLVKALEAEEEEQLTSTGQVLGTPQYMPPEQAGGESVDQRSDLYSMAGVLYFCLTGSSPFGANTVRKALTASLTQQVPPVNSKRQGAPVPVALDAFFKKALAPEKDDRYQNAQEFIDAMLDSVVDASPEQFDAMPSGGASSGVSERGSGSRHGSRAGRPSGSGSGVRSASRVGAAPGRGSTPSSVQVARSQVGNAGGNTSASRVRAAKAAPTPPPPPDEPEGMSTGKKVAFIAVPLVLLGIGGAVVLGSQGNSKTPAAQVVEVARDKPEANTGNTAQAPQAATAQTLRVKFNSTPPGAAIFEGDEQIGTTPIELMLPRDKSHQLSFRLANHKSEERSLNFSRVAGDSQTVDVTLDPVRAAPPSRPKPPRTGTPNSDITVFE, encoded by the coding sequence ATGGCTGCCCCCTGTCCCCATTGCGGAAGTACCGACGGCGTCGACCACCTCTGCGCAGGCCAGAGCCTCCAGCTCATCGGCCAGGTGCTGGATGGCCGTTACAAGATCGAGAGCGTGCTCGGCCAGGGCGGCATGGGCATGGTGTTTCGCGCCACGCAGACATCCGTGCAGCGCCCCGTCGCGGTGAAGACGCTGAACCCCTCACTGGCCGCCGCGCCTCAGTTCTTCGAGCGCTTCCGCCGCGAGGCGGAGATCGCCAGCCGCCTGCGCCACCCGAACATCATCACCATCTTCGACTTCGGCCGCGCGCCCGACGGCACCTGCTACTACGTGATGGAGCTGCTGCAGGGAGAAAGCCTCAAGGAGGTCGTCAAGCGCGAGGGCCCCATGTCCTTGCGCCGCGCCACCAGCCTCCTCGAGCAGGCCACCCAGGGCCTCGCCCACGCGCACGCCGAAGGCTGTGTCCACCGGGACCTGAAGCCGCACAACATCATGGTGCAGGACCTGGGCGGCCGGGACTTCGTCAAGGTGCTGGACTTCGGCCTCGTCAAGGCGCTGGAGGCCGAGGAGGAAGAGCAGCTCACCTCCACGGGGCAGGTGCTCGGCACGCCGCAGTACATGCCGCCCGAGCAGGCCGGCGGCGAGTCCGTGGACCAGCGCTCGGACCTGTACTCGATGGCGGGTGTGCTCTACTTCTGCCTCACGGGCAGCTCGCCGTTCGGCGCGAACACCGTGCGCAAGGCGCTCACCGCGTCGCTCACGCAGCAGGTGCCGCCCGTCAACAGCAAGCGGCAAGGGGCGCCGGTCCCCGTCGCGCTGGATGCCTTCTTCAAGAAGGCCCTGGCCCCCGAGAAAGACGACCGCTACCAGAACGCGCAGGAGTTCATCGACGCGATGCTGGACTCGGTCGTCGACGCGAGCCCCGAACAGTTCGACGCCATGCCCAGCGGCGGCGCCAGCTCCGGTGTGAGCGAGCGCGGCAGCGGCAGCCGCCACGGCAGTCGCGCGGGGCGCCCCAGTGGCAGCGGCAGCGGTGTGCGCTCCGCCTCGCGCGTCGGTGCCGCCCCTGGACGTGGCTCCACGCCGTCCAGCGTCCAGGTGGCTCGCAGTCAGGTGGGGAACGCGGGGGGCAACACATCCGCCAGCCGCGTTCGCGCCGCCAAGGCCGCCCCCACCCCGCCTCCGCCACCGGACGAGCCAGAGGGCATGTCCACCGGCAAGAAGGTCGCCTTCATCGCCGTGCCGCTCGTGCTGCTGGGCATTGGCGGTGCCGTGGTGCTGGGAAGCCAGGGCAACTCCAAGACGCCCGCGGCTCAAGTGGTCGAGGTTGCCCGGGACAAACCCGAGGCGAACACCGGGAACACGGCCCAGGCGCCCCAGGCGGCGACGGCCCAGACGTTGCGCGTGAAGTTCAACTCCACGCCCCCGGGCGCAGCCATCTTCGAGGGTGACGAGCAGATCGGCACCACGCCCATCGAGCTGATGCTCCCGCGCGACAAATCGCACCAGCTCAGCTTCCGGCTCGCGAACCACAAGTCGGAGGAGCGCTCGCTCAACTTCAGCCGTGTGGCGGGAGACAGCCAGACAGTGGACGTGACGTTGGATCCTGTCCGCGCCGCGCCACCGTCCAGGCCCAAGCCTCCCCGCACCGGGACTCCCAACTCGGACATCACCGTCTTCGAGTAG
- a CDS encoding ABC-F family ATP-binding cassette domain-containing protein: MSLVIAQDLSLSYGKKVLFDSDSFSLGPKDRVGLVGANGTGKSTLMKILAGVIQPDSGSLTYRRRARWGYLPQEIAGLPEGTVVEAVMSTVPGRDTLESRLKDTEAALAEAVDEEDQLELAQSLADLHAELDDFENRFGRHHAERILKGLGFKDADLAKPTSALSGGWRMRAALAGLLLQDPDLLLLDEPTNHLDVPTLTWFDGFLRRSNKAMVLISHDRDFLNRQIDRVVSLELEGVREYAGNYDEYKRLRAEEKVLLQARAEKVEARRAELQSFIDRFGAKATKAKQAQSRAKMIEKLEKVHVLEERSTMKFRFPEVERSGRDVVTLEGITKRYGAQTVYDHLSGRVERGQRIAVVGANGAGKTTLLKMVAGELVPDSGTVTLGHNVVVGYYAQHHADKLNRQSTIIEEVRPLAADKPESYVRGVLGAFLFSGDDVEKPIGVLSGGERARVALAKLLLVPSNFLLMDEPTNHLDLDSAEMLIEALKLYGGTLLFVSHSRSFINGLATHVWEVADGKLTPHPGNLDDYLYHQEQQRLEAEAAAGGAAAGRGDKASSGPMTEKERKRLEAEARQRKSVVEGPLKKEIARLEERIAKVEAEQKEREGQLADPVLYNDFARAKPLMDAHREGKEALEELYAQWEVAHEKLAQATASLN; this comes from the coding sequence ATGAGCCTCGTCATCGCCCAGGACCTCAGCCTCTCCTATGGAAAGAAGGTCCTCTTCGACAGTGACAGCTTCTCCCTCGGCCCCAAGGACCGTGTAGGCCTCGTCGGCGCCAACGGGACGGGCAAGAGCACCCTGATGAAGATCTTGGCGGGGGTCATCCAGCCGGATTCGGGGTCACTCACGTACCGCCGGCGGGCCCGCTGGGGGTATCTGCCCCAGGAAATCGCGGGACTCCCGGAGGGCACGGTGGTGGAGGCGGTGATGAGCACCGTCCCCGGGCGCGACACCCTGGAGAGCCGCCTGAAGGACACCGAGGCGGCGCTCGCGGAGGCCGTGGACGAGGAGGACCAGCTGGAGCTGGCCCAGTCCCTGGCGGACCTGCACGCGGAGCTGGACGACTTCGAGAACCGCTTCGGCCGGCACCACGCCGAGCGCATCCTCAAGGGCCTGGGCTTCAAGGACGCGGACCTGGCCAAGCCCACGTCGGCCTTGTCGGGCGGCTGGCGGATGCGCGCGGCGCTCGCCGGGTTGCTGCTCCAGGACCCGGACCTCCTCTTGCTCGACGAGCCCACCAACCACCTGGACGTCCCCACGCTCACGTGGTTCGACGGCTTCCTGCGCCGCTCCAACAAGGCCATGGTGCTCATCTCCCACGACAGGGACTTCCTCAACCGGCAGATAGACCGGGTGGTGTCGCTGGAGCTGGAGGGCGTGCGCGAGTACGCCGGCAACTACGACGAATACAAGCGCCTGCGCGCCGAGGAGAAGGTGCTGCTCCAGGCGCGGGCGGAGAAGGTGGAAGCGCGCCGCGCGGAGCTCCAGTCCTTCATCGACCGCTTCGGGGCCAAGGCCACCAAGGCGAAACAGGCGCAGAGCCGCGCCAAGATGATTGAGAAGCTGGAGAAGGTCCACGTCCTGGAAGAGCGGTCGACGATGAAGTTCCGCTTCCCGGAAGTGGAGCGCAGCGGCCGCGACGTGGTGACGCTGGAGGGCATCACCAAGCGTTACGGCGCGCAGACCGTGTATGACCATCTCTCCGGCCGGGTGGAGCGCGGTCAACGCATCGCCGTGGTGGGCGCCAACGGCGCTGGCAAGACGACGCTCCTGAAGATGGTGGCGGGTGAGCTGGTGCCGGACTCGGGCACGGTGACGCTCGGGCACAACGTGGTGGTGGGCTATTACGCGCAGCACCACGCGGACAAGCTGAACCGGCAGAGCACCATCATCGAGGAGGTCCGTCCGCTCGCGGCCGACAAGCCGGAGAGCTACGTGCGCGGCGTGCTGGGCGCGTTCCTCTTCAGCGGCGATGACGTGGAGAAGCCCATCGGCGTGCTCAGCGGTGGTGAGCGGGCGCGCGTGGCGCTGGCCAAGCTCCTGTTGGTTCCCTCCAACTTCCTGTTGATGGACGAGCCCACCAACCACCTGGACCTCGACTCGGCCGAGATGTTGATTGAAGCGCTGAAGCTGTACGGCGGCACGCTGCTGTTCGTCAGCCACAGCCGCAGCTTCATCAACGGCCTGGCGACCCACGTCTGGGAAGTGGCGGACGGGAAGCTGACGCCGCATCCGGGCAACCTCGACGACTACCTCTACCACCAGGAGCAGCAGCGCCTGGAGGCGGAGGCCGCGGCGGGCGGTGCGGCGGCGGGGCGTGGCGACAAGGCTTCTTCGGGCCCGATGACGGAGAAGGAGCGCAAGCGCCTGGAGGCGGAGGCGCGTCAGCGCAAGAGCGTCGTGGAGGGCCCGCTCAAGAAGGAGATCGCCAGGCTGGAAGAGCGCATCGCCAAGGTGGAGGCCGAGCAGAAGGAGCGCGAGGGCCAGCTCGCCGACCCCGTCCTCTACAACGACTTCGCCCGGGCCAAGCCGCTGATGGACGCGCACCGCGAGGGCAAGGAGGCGCTCGAGGAACTCTATGCGCAGTGGGAAGTCGCGCACGAGAAGCTGGCGCAGGCGACCGCATCGTTGAACTGA
- a CDS encoding alpha/beta hydrolase produces MPTPLLGDQFITRDGTRLYFKDWGPRDGQPIVFSHGWPLTADAWEDQMMFLSGRGFRTIAHDRRGNGRSSQPWDGHDMDHFADDLAELTATLDLRKAIHVGHSTGGGEVARYIGRHGTTRVAKAVLIGAVPPIMIKTDWHPNGLPREVFDGIREGVRKDRASFFKELALAFFGFNRPGAKVSEGLRESFVLQGLMGSLKSEYDTVKAFSETDFRTDLARFDVPTLVMHGDDDQIVPFEGAGKLTATLVKGAKLKVYPGFSHGMCSVNKDVINEDLLAFIRG; encoded by the coding sequence ATGCCCACACCGCTTCTTGGCGACCAGTTCATCACCCGCGACGGCACCCGCCTCTACTTCAAGGACTGGGGTCCTCGGGACGGACAACCCATCGTCTTCTCGCACGGCTGGCCGCTCACCGCCGATGCCTGGGAGGACCAGATGATGTTCCTGTCCGGACGGGGCTTCCGCACCATCGCGCATGACCGCCGCGGCAACGGCCGCTCATCCCAACCCTGGGATGGACATGACATGGACCACTTCGCGGATGACCTGGCGGAGCTGACCGCCACGCTCGACCTGCGCAAGGCCATCCACGTCGGGCACTCGACGGGAGGTGGCGAGGTGGCCCGCTACATCGGCCGTCACGGCACCACGCGCGTCGCGAAGGCGGTGCTCATCGGTGCCGTGCCGCCCATCATGATCAAGACGGACTGGCACCCCAACGGCCTGCCCCGGGAGGTCTTCGACGGCATCCGCGAGGGCGTGCGGAAGGACCGCGCCTCCTTCTTCAAGGAGCTAGCGCTCGCGTTCTTTGGCTTCAACCGGCCCGGCGCGAAGGTCTCCGAGGGACTGCGCGAGAGCTTCGTCCTTCAAGGGCTCATGGGCTCGCTGAAGTCGGAGTACGACACCGTGAAGGCCTTCTCGGAGACGGACTTCCGGACGGACCTGGCCCGGTTCGACGTGCCCACCCTGGTCATGCACGGCGACGATGACCAGATCGTCCCGTTCGAGGGCGCCGGAAAGCTCACGGCCACCCTGGTGAAGGGCGCGAAGCTGAAGGTCTACCCAGGCTTCAGCCACGGGATGTGCTCGGTCAACAAGGACGTCATCAACGAGGACCTGCTGGCCTTCATCCGGGGTTGA
- the mltG gene encoding endolytic transglycosylase MltG — translation MKKILVGLAGVLVLLVAAGAGAFWWVEQAANQAVAAPGAPTVEFTVPKGTSGRGLGALLVTQGLIRDARVWRWHLFRRGKFSPKAGRHPVSPSMTVAELASALEDNPLPDDIPFVVVEGWRLRDTDAALSAAGFISAGAYIAAASDPSRFTAPFPLPTGGTLEGYLYPETYGVIPGKLDVEDLIQRQIDAFAERFYKPNRDAITKSGRTLHEVVVMASMLEREEPVPNQRPLVAGILWKRVDKGFPLGVDATSRYALAQWNDRREFLKRLRDPEDPYNTRHRKGLPPGPIGAPTVESLQAAMAPKSSEFWYYLHDAEKTLHPSRNAEEHEALRRKYNVY, via the coding sequence ATGAAGAAGATTCTCGTGGGTCTTGCGGGTGTCCTGGTGCTGTTGGTGGCGGCGGGGGCGGGCGCGTTCTGGTGGGTGGAGCAGGCGGCGAATCAAGCCGTGGCCGCTCCTGGCGCGCCCACGGTGGAGTTCACTGTCCCCAAGGGCACCTCGGGCCGGGGCCTGGGGGCCTTGCTCGTCACCCAGGGGCTCATCCGGGATGCGCGGGTGTGGCGCTGGCACCTCTTCCGACGAGGGAAGTTCTCACCCAAGGCGGGCCGTCACCCGGTGAGTCCGTCCATGACGGTGGCGGAGCTGGCCTCGGCCCTGGAGGACAACCCGCTTCCGGATGACATCCCCTTCGTGGTGGTGGAGGGCTGGCGTCTGCGCGACACCGACGCGGCGCTCTCGGCCGCGGGCTTCATCTCCGCCGGGGCGTACATCGCCGCGGCCAGTGACCCCAGCCGCTTCACCGCGCCGTTCCCACTGCCGACCGGAGGCACTCTCGAGGGTTACCTCTACCCGGAGACCTACGGGGTGATTCCGGGGAAGCTGGACGTCGAGGACCTCATCCAGCGTCAAATCGACGCCTTCGCGGAGCGCTTCTACAAGCCCAACCGCGATGCCATCACGAAGAGCGGCCGCACGCTCCACGAGGTGGTGGTGATGGCCTCCATGTTGGAGCGCGAGGAGCCCGTGCCGAACCAGCGTCCGCTGGTGGCGGGCATCCTCTGGAAGCGCGTGGATAAGGGGTTCCCGTTGGGCGTGGACGCGACGTCGCGCTACGCGTTGGCGCAGTGGAATGACCGTCGTGAGTTCCTCAAGCGTCTGCGCGACCCCGAGGACCCGTACAACACGCGCCACCGCAAGGGACTGCCTCCGGGCCCCATTGGCGCGCCCACCGTGGAGTCGCTCCAGGCCGCCATGGCGCCCAAGTCGAGCGAGTTCTGGTACTACCTGCACGACGCCGAGAAGACCCTGCACCCCTCGCGCAACGCCGAGGAGCACGAGGCGCTGCGCCGCAAGTACAACGTGTATTGA
- a CDS encoding transglycosylase SLT domain-containing protein gives MKLFFSKLAVVASSVLLSAQAPAPQVPVSEETASEAPTPHTENAPSEAQLSPPPDAEKAPLPEGFVEVLNPAFPNAAPPAPVVHRGRRYVLEDLSPYFGDGKKKEARVAFDKGQFSRARELLKSEGDTPPVRYLRAVSALRSGDEETAAKELAALAPEYPALKDRCLTHAGVALEGLRRFDEAAVLLAQVPPESRLYVDARLALSRVLRKKKDAEGAMAALEPLTSRAAPSWGRNVGAEALMAIADIAAEKKDRTAERTALWRLWGSHPLSPLAVQAEKRLKGQTPPVDAKVARGEQLVELHRNKQGLTQLEPLLPKLNLPDALACRAHFAFGKGLRKERQHTRAIEVLSRVVEKCTDRDLLARALYVLGSSRSIVDSSRGTETYERLAREFPDHSFADDALFYAADLYVKTNRPKEAMARLDELARLYPQGDFLGEALFKAYWIARTSNAEDAGLSFLDRIEQRFAQADESYDVERARYWRARTYQDQGNIQGAADLFEKIAVDHPATYYGLMARSQLASVDPARLERITPDIFAVPEAASPWPLFAGPMGEDPHFRAGIELLRLGFPEAVSSELLAVSRTNQPAEAIRLLVLVLHEAGDERAAHAVARLALRKDLSGRITKETRVVWEVAYPNAFRELIEKHTSTAGVEADLLQALMREESALDPKALSWAGALGLTQLMPSTAKSVARELKLKRFTVEQLLQPDLNIRMGAHYLGGLLKRFGGHTPYAVGSYNAGPGAVNRWRADKPDLPLDAWVEEIPISETRGYIKRVLRSYNTYQLLYGRAPKLPVIKSASR, from the coding sequence ATGAAGCTCTTCTTCTCCAAGCTCGCCGTCGTCGCTTCCTCGGTCCTTCTGTCCGCGCAGGCTCCCGCGCCCCAAGTCCCCGTGTCCGAGGAGACGGCCTCCGAGGCCCCCACGCCCCACACGGAGAACGCTCCCTCGGAGGCGCAGCTGTCGCCGCCACCGGACGCGGAGAAGGCTCCGTTGCCCGAGGGCTTCGTGGAGGTCCTCAACCCGGCGTTCCCCAACGCCGCGCCTCCCGCGCCCGTCGTCCACCGGGGCCGCCGCTACGTGCTCGAGGACCTGTCGCCGTACTTCGGCGATGGGAAGAAGAAGGAGGCCCGGGTGGCCTTCGACAAGGGCCAGTTCAGCCGGGCGCGTGAGCTGCTCAAGTCCGAGGGGGACACGCCTCCGGTGCGCTACCTGCGGGCCGTGTCCGCGCTGCGCTCCGGAGACGAAGAGACCGCCGCGAAGGAGCTGGCGGCGCTGGCGCCCGAGTACCCCGCGTTGAAGGACCGGTGCCTCACGCATGCGGGCGTGGCGCTGGAGGGGCTGCGCCGCTTCGACGAGGCCGCGGTGCTGCTCGCGCAGGTGCCTCCGGAGTCGCGGCTGTACGTGGATGCCCGGCTGGCGCTGTCGAGGGTGTTGCGCAAGAAGAAGGACGCGGAGGGGGCGATGGCCGCGCTGGAGCCGCTCACCTCGCGCGCCGCGCCCAGTTGGGGACGCAACGTGGGCGCCGAGGCGCTGATGGCCATCGCCGACATCGCCGCGGAGAAGAAGGACCGCACCGCCGAGCGCACCGCGCTGTGGCGGTTGTGGGGCTCGCATCCGTTGTCGCCCCTGGCGGTGCAAGCCGAGAAGCGGCTCAAGGGGCAGACCCCGCCCGTCGACGCGAAGGTGGCTCGGGGCGAGCAGCTGGTGGAGCTGCACCGCAACAAGCAGGGCCTCACGCAGCTGGAGCCGCTGCTGCCGAAGTTGAACCTCCCGGACGCGCTCGCGTGCCGCGCGCACTTCGCCTTCGGCAAGGGGCTGCGCAAGGAGCGCCAGCACACTCGCGCCATCGAGGTCCTGTCACGGGTGGTGGAGAAGTGCACGGACCGCGACCTGCTGGCGCGGGCGCTATATGTGCTGGGGTCGTCGCGCTCGATTGTCGACTCCTCGCGCGGGACGGAGACGTACGAGCGGCTGGCGCGTGAGTTCCCCGACCACAGCTTCGCGGACGACGCGCTGTTCTACGCGGCCGACCTGTATGTGAAGACGAACCGCCCCAAGGAGGCGATGGCACGGCTGGACGAGCTGGCGCGCCTGTATCCGCAAGGCGACTTCCTGGGCGAGGCGCTCTTCAAGGCGTATTGGATTGCGCGCACCAGCAACGCGGAGGACGCGGGGCTGTCCTTCCTGGACCGCATCGAGCAGCGCTTCGCTCAGGCGGACGAGAGCTACGACGTGGAGCGCGCGCGCTACTGGCGGGCTCGGACGTATCAGGACCAGGGCAACATCCAGGGCGCGGCGGACTTGTTCGAGAAGATCGCCGTGGACCACCCCGCGACGTACTACGGGTTGATGGCGCGCTCGCAGCTCGCGTCAGTGGACCCGGCGCGGTTGGAGCGAATCACGCCGGACATCTTCGCCGTGCCGGAGGCCGCAAGTCCGTGGCCGCTGTTCGCGGGGCCCATGGGCGAGGACCCGCATTTCCGCGCGGGCATCGAGCTCTTGCGGTTGGGCTTCCCGGAGGCGGTGTCGTCGGAGTTGCTCGCGGTGAGCCGGACGAACCAGCCGGCGGAGGCCATCCGCCTGTTGGTGCTGGTGCTGCACGAGGCGGGCGACGAGCGCGCCGCGCACGCGGTGGCGCGGCTGGCGCTGCGCAAGGATTTGAGTGGGCGGATCACGAAGGAGACGCGGGTGGTGTGGGAGGTGGCCTATCCCAATGCGTTCCGTGAGCTCATCGAGAAGCACACGTCCACGGCGGGCGTGGAGGCGGACCTGCTCCAAGCGTTGATGCGCGAGGAGAGCGCGCTGGACCCGAAGGCGCTCTCATGGGCGGGGGCGCTGGGGCTCACCCAGTTGATGCCCTCCACGGCGAAGAGCGTGGCGCGCGAGCTGAAGCTCAAGCGCTTCACGGTGGAGCAGTTGCTCCAGCCGGACCTCAACATCCGGATGGGGGCGCACTACCTGGGCGGCTTGCTGAAGCGGTTCGGAGGGCACACGCCCTACGCGGTGGGCAGCTACAACGCGGGGCCCGGTGCGGTGAATCGCTGGCGCGCGGACAAGCCCGACCTGCCGCTGGACGCGTGGGTGGAGGAGATTCCCATCTCCGAGACGCGCGGCTACATCAAGCGCGTGCTGCGCTCGTACAACACCTACCAACTGCTCTACGGCCGAGCCCCCAAGCTGCCCGTCATCAAGTCCGCGTCGCGCTGA